TTGGCTTATGAAAATACCGAAGCTAGAAGATACAAGGATCAGAATACCTGCAATTTGCAATCCGTTCCCAATTTATAAAGAGTTGCATTACAAACAGCCAATGACCGCCGAGCAGATAATTGGCCTTCATGTTTCTCAGGACATCTTAGGTAGAGATGGCAGCTTACAGCATACTTTAAAACCGAATCCCCAAGCAATTCCAGTCGCTCCATAGAAAAGTCTTCACAACATCTGAGTGTCGTAAGTGCTTCGAGAATctaagaataaaaattaaatccgATTAACTGAAATAATAGATGATTTCTAAGATTATGGTCAAACAAAATGAACCATTTAACTGAGTGATGAGACAAACCAATGAACTCGGTATGCGAAAGTCGCAAGAACGACAACTGATTTCTTGTCGAAGCTGATTGGCTAACATAAGGGTCTCCAGACGGTACATCACAGATGGTAATAAGTAAAGTGATTTTACCACACTTATTGAAATGTCAATGGTTACGAGTAGCTCAGGTGGGATATGAACATAAAATCGCTGCTTTACACCTTGCGAAGGACCTGCTCATTTACAACAAAGATATAGCATCAGATGAGCATAAAATGTGACTGCATTGCTAAATCAATTTGAAAAGTGTACAAATGAACCAATACGCTTATTTCATTTACTTAGAATATTAGTCTAGATAAATAATGTGAATTGAGTTATGAAAAGTGTTGGATGATGTGGCAGAGTGTAGGAAGCTGCAGGAGAACTTCACTGCCACCAGAGGCTAAGGGATTCAGTTTCTGAGGCAGAATGAAATGGAGGAAAACCAATTTCATGAGAGAGAAACCATGAAGAAAGGGTCATTCACCTATCTGGTTTTCAGTTTGCAAATTAACAAACCTTTACTAGTGAAGTCTACAAGCAGGTTATGTGCATTATGACTTTGCTTTAATCGCAACAAAGGCTGTCCAGGATGCCGCAGCACAATCCCATACCTGATCAAAGCATCCATTATATATCAAAACATCCATTATAAATAACTGCTGCACGGAAAATATACTACAGGAAGAAAATATAAGCAGAACCGCAGATAACATACTTTTTGTTGAAATACTCGGCATACGAAGCATACTCTGGTGGGTCGGCATCCGTGTTACCATCAAAGGGACTCTCAGCAGATGTCTCACTCATTACCTCAACAACGGAATAGATTTTTCCAGTATGAATAGCCAATACGACCATACAGTTGGCATTGTTCACGTCAACCAAACTATTAGCAAAGTGGATTAAACCTTTGTTATCAGTTTCAGCCAAACCATTTATACAAGGTGATGGATCTACCCCGTGACCATTACAATGCTCAGCACCCACGGAagattttttcttcaaatattcTACCACAGAAGTGCAAGCATTTACTCCTTTCCAATTTAGTCCACAAGATTCATGACTAGCATCCAGCATTTCAAGCGGCAGAAGCAGATACATGTATGATGTGCACCATAAAGAATTTGTTTCTTTCTGAAGTAAAAATTCTCTCTGCTTTCCAGAAGATTTGGAACTGATGAACAGCCTCCCGAACAAGCCATTAAAGAAAAACTCCTGAAAGCACCTTGCTCTCATCATCTGTTTTTCCCCAATTTTGGGGAGGAAGAAAACAAAGGCTTTATTAGTGCGGTTCCcacaaagagggaaaaaaaaagtctagaAATTACATATATACCTGTTCTGCATTCAAATGCACTGGCCCACATGCAAACACATGAGATTTCACCTTCTTTGCAACCAAGTGAAGTTCCAAGTCAATGTTGCCAACATCATCAGCAAGCTTAGACTCAGTCAGAAGCATAAATCCAGAATAAATCTCACTGATAACATTACatgaaaatgttattttataGGCATGAAAAGTGGCACCATCAGAACTTTCCCCCCAACTTCCAGATAGTGCATGAATGGGTACAGTCCCATGTAATTCCTTCCTTTTGGTTGTTCCTTCAAGCACCAAAAAGAACAATTAAAGGGAAGAAGGTAAAGATCAGATACAAAAACTCACAGAAGAACAAATAAAAGACCACTAGATTTCAACAGTAAGAAACAGTCTGAAACAAATAAAAGTTATGAAAACCCAGCCTTTTGCAACAACCATCGGTGCAGAAAGATCAAATGACACCCTCTACAGCAAGGGTATTGTGAGATTGCAATTTCAAGTgtgaaatgatttttttgtattatcattattaatttTGAGCATAAAAAATACAGCTAATGGGAGACGCAATTCCATGGTCAAGTGCATCATGGCTCAAATCCTACTCCTGAGTACATCAGATTAGAATGGCAAAAAAGAGCCTCTGAAAACAGCAGTGGTGGATCACCAATTATGATAATAGCAAGTAGTCATAGTATTTGTGCCAAGCATGTCAGTAGTTCTCCTCAAATGCATACCTGCACCTGGAGCAGATCCTTTGCTTTTTGACATGAGATCATGCTCTAATGGCTCTTCAATAGATGGTAGAAGATGATCATCCAAAGCACCTATTTGATGCAACTTCTTACAAGCATCCAAGCATGCTAGCTGCTTTGCCACATGAGAACTTCTACTTGCTGGGCCTACTATTGTTTGAAAAGCTGCATTAGGAGGTAGTTTTATTGTACACTCACAAGAACCTCCAGAAAATGAAAGCTCAAAACTTGGCCTCGGTTTGTAGTACCTAAATCACACGGTAGCCAATTAGGACCAATGCCAGATCAACTAAGCATATTGTTGAACAATTAACTATGAGAATATGTCCCTACTTGTCACCAGGGAGCTTCTCGCAATACTTTTGTAAGAGGCTGACACTAGAATCTGCAGTAACAGAAGCTCCAGTCTTATCGACGACATATATGTCCATCTCCTTGAAATGACATGCTTTCATGACGCATGTGTCAGGATCTCTCTTTATGGCCGTCTCTGTCATTGAATACTCACTCCTGATAATATCAAATAGTTGATTCCTTTGTTTCATGTTGCCCCTATAAAAACATGCATAACTTGAGTCAAGTTACAACATCATAGGCATGATTAACCAAGCATGAGAATACTATGACAAGAAGACTCAAATTACTTGAAAAGAATTTTAGTCCAACAATTATATGATCACCCAATCAATTTACCAAACACAGACACACGTCCAAGATGGAAAGAACATCACCTCTCAAGCATCACGACAAATTGGGAATCCCTTTTCCGAGCTCGTCCCCGGGATTGAACATAGCTTCGAACTGTCTTGGGTAGATCAAAACGTATTACACAAGAACAGTTTGGCATATCAACACCTTCCTCAACCACATCAGTAGAAAATAATAGATTGACCTTGCATAGATTGAATACACAATAATTATTGGGTTTGGAACAAAACTCCCTACAGGCCACTCCTGCTATATAGCAGATAAGGTACCTTCCCAGAACGAAATGATTCCAACGTgtctttttgtgcttttggtgCCAGTGCATCAGCTGAGGTATTACTTCCCGTAATATATGAAACTGTCAAATGAGCTAAACATGTAACTCTCTTCACAAATCTTTCAATCACTTTAGCTGCAACGATTCTTTCAACAAATATAAGGCAAAATACTTGCCTATCGACTCTGCAACCACAAGAATAACCATAAGTCAACTTTCTACAGTACTTAAGTAGATTGATCAATGAAGATATGTAGTGTTATTACCCAAATGATTGGAAAAGTTGAAGAAGTTCGTGCAGTTTTGGAGTTACGCAGCCTGAATCCACTGCATCTAAAAAGTAAACACCAGAATCCAAGAGATCTTGGTATCCTGAGGATAGATTAAGGATATAAAAGTTATGTATCAAACTCAAATATAAAGCCAAATGTAGTGGTAGCATATGAAACCATTTCTGATATGACTCTGACAGACAAAAAAGAATATTTCACATGTATATGCATACACATTACAAAATCAGGCAAATATCACTTCACATCTGTTCTTCAAAATACCAAAAAGTGCACAGTAATTAAGTACACTAGAAAACGTAAATCGGACATCCTATTAAAAACGCAAATACCTGAGTTGGCCTCACACCAACTAGAGCAACTCAATTATCAATGAGGCTCCTAATCATCTTTCAAGAAAAGACAAACGCTACCCAAATCTGAAATAAGAAACAAACGGACAATGGAAGACTACACCAAAATGCTTCATTTTCTTTGCTGCTTTAATTCACTTGAATACAAAGGCGAAGAAGCACAAGATCGCATTTGCAGTTACTAATCACTTATGGGAACCACTAGTGGATTGGGTCCAGTTTATTGAGAAGCATTTTGCTTACCATTCGACTCTAGCATGAGAAACAGAACACTGAAGGACTGTGCAGGTGAATTCACAGTAATAATCAAACAAGTGAGAAAGACAGAGATTGCTCAACTGAGGCCACCACTAATGACAGAAACAACTAATACAAGTTTCACCAGAAGAAGGGGGTAAAAAAACTCCGCGTAATGTGGGCAAAACACTTATCACTTTTCAATGCAAACTGTtataatatgtataaatgatgtgaaataccccaacccaacaagttaacttattgggtcgAATGAAAAAGTAacaaatcttaacatggtatcagagcataAGCTCTTAggttcaaaccttaacttccgcaatttaaacccccatttgtGCTGTCCCAAACTCCCAAGTGGGCACccttgtgtgtgtttgttgttgccccaagtgtgggcctttatgagagtagccctagtgttgggcctcgtttgttgaGCATGAGTTAAGCCGTCGGATTGCCAGCCCACACATgaaggggagtgttagaatatgtataaatgatgtgaaatgccccaatcCAATATAAATGAGGTAAAATGcttcaacccaacaagttaacttattaggtTGAATGGTAAAGTGACTAACCTTAACACAAACAATCCAGGTTTAATAAGCTACTGTAATGTGCCTTCACCAACaaggcatttaaaaactcaacCATGACTTGCAATAGTAGACCTTTCCACCGATTTCGCTCACAATACAAATTCCATATCAATAGAATGAATACAGCTATGCATGTTAAGGTAAACCAACAATCTAGTGCAAAACTTTCAAGATGTTCAGACACTAAGACATGACATGGAACCTTGAAACATAAGCCAAGTATGAATCTGTCTTGGTTGATTCCACTCGGTGGATAAAACATAGAGCTGCACCACAAACAATGCGGATATTGACCTATCAACAAACCTAACAACATGATGGAGACAATAGAAATTGTTgacatattaaaaagaaaaacaaaccacTATAAAGTGGAGTTGCCAACAAATGCACACATTTTATTAACATGGCACAGGACAGTAAAAGCTTCTACACAACATACCTTGCGGCAAAAAATTTCCAATTATGCATAACACATCCTCGAGAAAATATTTATACTGCAAAGAGATCTCACTGTACACTTCACATTCCTCTTTGGCATGGGGAAAATTCTCCAAGCAAATTTTGACAGcctataaaagaaataaataaaaaacatttTAGAAGGACCACATGATGGAACTCTCTCAATAGCATTCATTAATTAATCCACTGATAGCAAATGCGAGTGTCCAAATGCATATCTATAGGTTATTTTAAGTTAACATTCCTGATCCTTTTCTAAGACTTTCCTCCAAAAAAACTAGTACGAGTACAAATTTAATTAGGGACTTGACTTATCAAATAACATATTAAAAGACCCCAATGAACCTTTCTCTAAGATCCATGCTTACAGTGATAAGATTCCTGCATAGGAGAATTCAAACATAGATTATTATTCTCAAGATGAAGACAAACAAATATCATCGGTATGTAATGGTTGTAATCGTCGCCAAAATATCTTTGACCCTTCATACCAACAAAAGAATCTATCCACTTTCACTATGCCTTGTCAGCAAAAATATATCcttgaatttgtaaatcagaGGAAAAATAATTACACCTCTTCTTCTTTAACAACAGCAGTCTTCTATCCCTCTTTAGACAAGGATTGTGAAAGTAAGATTTACCTCTTGAGCACATATGAGACCAAGATTGTCAAGGCAATACAAAATCTTTTTGTGGCCATTGGACAATTGCTTTCGGAGTTTCTCGAGCTTATCATCAGTGTCTTTATAAGAACTTCGTAATGATCCATGCAATTTTACcaataaagcatcaaactggaaacaaaagaaaattttagcaTCCCCACAACTGTTTGCGACACATCTTGACATTCAAAATTTGTAAGAACTTTGCAATGATCCACGCAATTTTACCaataaagcatcaaactagggaaaaaaaagaaaaagaaattttgaGCATCCCCACAACTGTTAGCAACACATTACACATCTTGACATTGTAAATTTGTTTGAAAGTGCAATCATATACCCAAGTATAGATTTGCATATATTTACGTGATGCACTTAAGGTGTCATGATTGTACAATATTTGATGTATGATACACGATAAGAATGGTACAATAGGCTTGCGTAaaatgaatttgttttttttgataagtaataATCACAAGATTCATTGAAGTGTGCTATTTCTACCAGCATGAAGAATGGCAACAAAATGGAAACACAAAAAACACAGAAAACAAATTACCTTCTGCTGTGACCAACCAACAGAAGTAACAAAGGTAAAACTTTCACAGGCATGACAAATTTGCAACTCCTGTTTCTGGGTTGTCTTGACTCTTGTGTGAGGGCAGATGAGAACATGGGGGTGGGTATTCTGGACCCATGAGATAGGACTGAAGAAAACTGTGTCATCCAACAAGGCTACAACTGCCAATGAAAAGGACACCAGAGAACTACTGGACTCGGAGGAGACGGGAACTTCTTGTGTGGagacagacagagagagacaaGGAGTTTCCATTTAGCAGAGGAGAATGAGTAAAGAGAAGTCCGGCAGAATGTGATGGGATCATATGTCCAGTTTAAAAAGACCCACAAAGGGCCAAAGCATGGACTTCCAAAGTAATGGCTGATAACCAACTAAAAAGACATACAAAAGACTGCTTAAAACAACTGTGTTTACTGGAAATAACATCAAAGGAGATCATGTAGGATTCTCTTAGATTTAAAAGGATTTGGCCCTCGTAAGTCTTTTGACTTTTGGCCTTTAAACCGCAAAATGGTATCACTTATTTAATGCTGCCCGGTACAATAACtgcaaacaaaatatttttgtgtatatctatagaaatttttttaaaaaaaaactgaccGTTAAAAGGTCAAATACAATGATAGATGCGATAGGATACGTCAAAAATAGAATATCAATAGATGCTATTCACAATTTGACAACTATGGATGCAGTAGTACCTTGAACCATGAGGCTTCAATCTTCTCTTTCAAATCTGAACTAGAATTCGCTTGGTCATAAAATATACTACTTTCCTTTGCAGATGGAATATATATGTCTACTTCTGTCCTGCATTCAACAGTATAAATCTGCAACAGCAGCACATAGATGTTCGAGAAATATATGCGTCAGCAGTTGCATGCCCATAATCAATGCAGGATTGTCGCAATTAAAAAATAGCATTACCTGTGAATCTAAGATGCTTTCAAGTTGTGATATCTGATCCTCACAATCCATGGTGGATGAAACACCTGATGTGCAAAGCCGCATTAAGAAATGCATTCAAGAAGATGGCACTTCATCTATGTTGCTAATAAGTCTATAGTggtacacagcatcaatgtattGCCAATGTCACAAGGTTTACATATAGGGAGCATCTTTAAGGATATAATATATCCCATGATAAATATATCCCATCAATGTATTGCCAGATTTCTTATGTTGGATTAATTATCTCTCATGGTATGAGACGAATATTAAACGAATATTCAACCACAAGGGAATAATTTGTTGGCGTTAATGCTACGCGTTGTCATCCAAATATAGACTGGGAAATTTTGATTCCAGAGCAAATTGTTCCAGATCACGCGACTCCATACATTGTAAGTTAAATGACACAGCGACTCCATGAAATAGTTGATTTCACTTTGAAGCTCGtgatatattatatttggatagggggaaaaaaaggatgTCAGCTTTGGTACCAAGACtccagtgaaaaaaaaaaaaacccctggGACTTATTGTTGTTACAAAAATAGCTGTCGTGAACAACTCTAAGATCAATCACTTGACTTTCATACTAGGCATCTGATTCAGTAAGTCTAAAATATTGTCCACGCTCTCAAGTTAAATAATAGGGCAATTTCTTCAGAAAGGAAGtttagtacaacgttttacCTCTTCTAACAACAGGTGATGCAGTCATCCCAAAAATCCTTGGCTTGTTACTTGATTTATGGTAAAATTCCTTCATCAATATAATCACACGTATAGATATTAACCACgcaaaagaaataaagttaAGGAAGAATAATTGGAAAGATGACATGAAGTACAACCACATGAAAGATTCTATAAATAGATTATATTAACCTTCATTATTTTTGCATAGGGATGGTTTCCTGTAGCACGATGACACTCGTCAATTATCATTAATTGCAACATCTCTATACGCAAGAATGCCTTTCTCAAGGCATCCAAGAGAATCTGGGGTGTCATGACCAGTATCTATCAGATCAAAAAGAGAATATGAAATTAATTCGGAAGCTATCAATTTATAAGGACATGAACAAAAGCATATCAGTTATAAGAACATGAACAAAAGGAGCATATCATCTATAAGTGCACCATCACAAGGTAAATATGTCAATATGGCTTAACATGTGAGAAAATATGCTCATAATACGGTATGTCATTGCATGAGCTATTCAACAAACTTACATCATGCTCACTGCTTTCCTTTTCCCAGCTCTTCAAATTCCACTCATCAACCCCCAAGGCACCATAGTACTGCCCCACCTCGAGATCTGTATGAAGTTTAATAACCTCAAATTGCTGCATGTACAAATGACCAAACCAGTTATGCTCTCATGAAAAAGGTCCAGTAACAATGTAACATTACAAAAgaagggacaaaaaaaatttggcatAAAAAGCTATTATAAGCGACATCCAATCACATCATCCTCATTACCACCATCATTCAAGATTTCAAGCCTTAATTGAAATAATGTGAATCTTTAACGAAATAATGCAGAGTCCGCTACGTGATTCTCTCTCACCATAATATCCAATCACATGTAAAATCTAACATAAGCAACATGCCTGCTACATGTTTCGCTTTCACCATAGTATCCAATCAAATGTAAAAGCTAACAAAAGCAACATGTCACTACATGATTCTCTTTCACCATAATATCCAATCCACAGGTCACTACACGATTCTCTTTCACCATAATATCCAATCACATATAAAAGCTCACATAAACAACATCCAATCACATCACCAACCACAGCACCATAATCTAAACTTTAATCCCTTTTCGTAAGCTATATGAATCCATAACGAAAATAATTAAGTAATTCTCTTTCACCATAATAGCCAAtgacaaaaattttaaaaattataataacaGCAGCAAAGATAACGTCTTTACAGAACACACCTGATTAACAAGGTGAACCGTAGGAGCCAAGAAAATAATTAACTTTTTATGGCCATTGGTCTTCAAAGTTAGACCAATGTCCTTGATCAGCATTACAGCTATCATGGTTTTCCCGGAACCAGTATCCAGGACTGCTACGGTGTTCCTCCTCTTTGCAACCTCGTATATCTGCGATTGATATCTACAACAacccacaaaacaaaaaacaaaatcaaacccaacaaagttcactacaagaaaaacaaacaaacccagTAAAAGAATCACATTAAACAAACCTTCTGGGTATGAATTCCTTGGGATTGCTGCAAGATGGTTCTTTATcatccaaagcaccaaagtcaGTACCCTCCAAGCTTGAATTCATCACATCAAAGCTTCGTTTAAGGGGATTATACTCTTGCATTGGAGAATCCATgcttaataaataatataaaaacaatACAATCAGTTTCCCGAATGCAGAATTGCCGGGACTGAAGCACACACAACAAAcgtgaagaaaaaaaaccctaaatcaacaACCCAGTTGGGTTTTAGGTCTTATTGGCAAGAATTGGGTGAAAATTTTTGTGTTCTCGCTTCTTTAAGAGAGAACAACAGAGGAAACGTTGAAGGCATGAATGAAGGAATGAATGCTCTCGACTCACACAGTGCCCAGTAAATAGTTTTCCTTATTTTCGTTGGGTTAACTATTTTTTTGGGGTCTTTTGTCTCAGAATCATGGCTTTTTTAGTTTTCCTAGTTGAGTTTGGACCTATTAGGGACAGCAGAAGAAAGACGAGGTCTTTGAGGTACTTGGGTTTCTGAACTAAAACGGTGGTTTGTTGTGGGTGTAGATTGTATTAATTCCACACGCAGTTTGGTGCGTGAGGACACTGACCAATTAGATTTGAACAGGTGTCCCTTCGGTTGGACCCCACAAACCTTGTGCAAACGGCAAAATGACTTTATTACCAAATACATCCTTTGTAAGGAAAAGAGCAATACAGTCTTGTAAGGTAAATACAGTCTTCAATTATGATATGATAAAGCCTTTCAAATCATATaaacatttatttttcaaaaaatgtaCCAATCGCTGATTACTGTAATTCATGAATCCAGAGAACGTATATGTtccttaaaaaaagaaaatatatatatatgtatgtatattttccTTCAAATATCAGTGATTTTGCTTTAgaggaaaagtaaaaaagctcaagttgatgtaccaaaacTGGGCAAGAGTTCTCATCATTTGTGAGTACCAGTATGCGGCACAAGGGAATGAGGGACGACACCCCTTCGTCACAATCAAGAACATGCTTCGAGCCTGCATGATTCAACCCAACAGTCCAGAGAACAGAAAACACTCTCTAACTGGGAAAAAGCCACCTGCATAGCAAGCAATCTGGGAAAAGAGAACATTCTTTCCAGAGGATTAACTGACGAAGAAAAGCAATAAGAAATAGATGGCATACTGATCTGATAATATGCTTAACATCCCtagtaaaacaaaaataacttcAAACGGAGAGAATCTTCAAGAAATGATTGATTTATGCTATTATTACCAGTAATCACCACAAGAACATATTCCATCCTTAAAACGATGGAAGCGATTTGCGTCTCTCAACACAATCTCTCGTTGAGAGACCCTTgatatgtatttgattgcaCTGTGACAGTCCCCACAAGTGCGGAGGTTCTTTATCACTCTAATTGTGGTGGATGGGGGTGTTTTTAGGAGTCCGTAAGCTATTGCTAACTTCTCGCTATGGTAGTATAGAGAGCGctctttttcctcttcttccaaATCAAGCAGCACGAAATCTTTATCAGGGACATATCCTTCTTGTTTGATTCTTTCTATCAAGTCCTCTATCTTATCGTATATTAAATCAGACTCTGGATGGGATTTATCATCCACCACAAACAAATGCATCCTGTTCTTCACATCAATCCAACTGAACCCTGGATCCTTCTTTACATTCTGCTGCTTCATTGTTCTTCTAGCACTGGTTACATCGTCCCATTGGTTTGCAGCGGCATATATGTTGGACAGAAGAACATGAGCTGCTGAATCAGAGGGCTCCAAGGCCAAAAGCTGCTCAGCCAGCCATTTGCCAGTGTGTGTGTCCCCCTGAACCTTACAGGCACCAAGCAAGGCTCTATACATAGAAGCAGAAGCTTCAAAAGGCATTGATGTAATCAATTTCTTCGCTTGTTGTACACGGCCAGCACGACCAAGTGCATCAACCAA
This genomic window from Tripterygium wilfordii isolate XIE 37 chromosome 9, ASM1340144v1, whole genome shotgun sequence contains:
- the LOC120005516 gene encoding endoribonuclease Dicer homolog 3, which translates into the protein MQARSMFLIVTKGCRPSFPCAAYWYSQMMRTLAQFCMDSPMQEYNPLKRSFDVMNSSLEGTDFGALDDKEPSCSNPKEFIPRRYQSQIYEVAKRRNTVAVLDTGSGKTMIAVMLIKDIGLTLKTNGHKKLIIFLAPTVHLVNQQFEVIKLHTDLEVGQYYGALGVDEWNLKSWEKESSEHDILVMTPQILLDALRKAFLRIEMLQLMIIDECHRATGNHPYAKIMKEFYHKSSNKPRIFGMTASPVVRRGVSSTMDCEDQISQLESILDSQIYTVECRTEVDIYIPSAKESSIFYDQANSSSDLKEKIEASWFKFDALLVKLHGSLRSSYKDTDDKLEKLRKQLSNGHKKILYCLDNLGLICAQEAVKICLENFPHAKEECEVYSEISLQYKYFLEDVLCIIGNFLPQGYQDLLDSGVYFLDAVDSGCVTPKLHELLQLFQSFGVDRQVFCLIFVERIVAAKVIERFVKRVTCLAHLTVSYITGSNTSADALAPKAQKDTLESFRSGKVNLLFSTDVVEEGVDMPNCSCVIRFDLPKTVRSYVQSRGRARKRDSQFVVMLERGNMKQRNQLFDIIRSEYSMTETAIKRDPDTCVMKACHFKEMDIYVVDKTGASVTADSSVSLLQKYCEKLPGDKYYKPRPSFELSFSGGSCECTIKLPPNAAFQTIVGPASRSSHVAKQLACLDACKKLHQIGALDDHLLPSIEEPLEHDLMSKSKGSAPGAGTTKRKELHGTVPIHALSGSWGESSDGATFHAYKITFSCNVISEIYSGFMLLTESKLADDVGNIDLELHLVAKKVKSHVFACGPVHLNAEQMMRARCFQEFFFNGLFGRLFISSKSSGKQREFLLQKETNSLWCTSYMYLLLPLEMLDASHESCGLNWKGVNACTSVVEYLKKKSSVGAEHCNGHGVDPSPCINGLAETDNKGLIHFANSLVDVNNANCMVVLAIHTGKIYSVVEVMSETSAESPFDGNTDADPPEYASYAEYFNKKYGIVLRHPGQPLLRLKQSHNAHNLLVDFTSKGPSQGVKQRFYVHIPPELLVTIDISISVVKSLYLLPSVMYRLETLMLANQLRQEISCRSCDFRIPSSLILEALTTLRCCEDFSMERLELLGDSVLKYAVSCHLYLRCPEKHEGQLSARRSLAVCNATLYKLGTDCKLQGYIRDSAFEPCRWIAPGQRSLRSVPCKCGVDTLEVPLDSKFQTEDPKVVVGKCCDMGHRWMGSKTVSDCVESLIGAYYVSGGLAGALHLMKWLGMDSELEPSLLLEAIKSASLRSYIPKVEEISSLESKLGYKFAVKFFLQEAITHASEEEQGVNYCYQRLEFLGDSVLDLLITRYLYQKHAELDPGELTDLRSASVSNENFAQVAVRHSLYEHLQHCSTLLSSQITEYVNYLHDSPSLEGLKGPKALGDLVESIAGAILLDAKMNIEEVWAIFKPLLSPIVTLEKLELPPWRELNELCDSLGYFVKENCTKKGETVHTELRLQLEDALLVGEGHDRTRKAAKGKAASYLLKQLKVRGISRADSKRRNKGADGAIDISSEPTEDDSVEPPVSKKHKKTESQLTVEPSGGPTVNGTSKKTSSPNTPVIASINMKKGGPRTSLFEVCKKVQWPVPVFDTIEHKSRTPIEFGEGPEKKTGFSSFESKVTLHIPGFGVVECMGEPKADKKSSFDSAAIFLLYELKRLGKLIIGEP